A single Flavobacterium sp. 1 DNA region contains:
- a CDS encoding AbiV family abortive infection protein, whose amino-acid sequence MKLVKEQYFQAIEKAFNNAEELIEEAEILAKHNKNARAYTLFQFSIEEIGKAFLIFQFVLNGNIEDIEETKKFFKDFRSHTVKTETSQGIDFMFALQIEKSSYSKKLIEEFIFDRVDVAVSNDYKNYSLYTSYKDGEFYKPSEIITNDMLDKISKHAKFRLQVGKPFIKLGIDNYDILFETRGSLDEEEASIQTQKKIEELLNSKFD is encoded by the coding sequence ATGAAACTTGTTAAAGAACAATATTTTCAAGCTATTGAAAAAGCTTTTAATAATGCTGAAGAATTAATTGAAGAAGCTGAGATTCTAGCAAAACATAATAAGAATGCTAGAGCTTATACACTTTTTCAATTTTCTATTGAAGAAATAGGAAAAGCATTTTTAATATTTCAATTTGTCTTAAATGGTAATATAGAAGATATTGAAGAGACAAAAAAGTTTTTTAAAGATTTTAGAAGTCATACCGTTAAAACTGAAACTTCTCAAGGTATCGATTTTATGTTTGCTTTGCAAATTGAGAAAAGTTCCTATTCGAAAAAATTGATTGAAGAATTTATATTTGATAGAGTTGATGTTGCTGTTTCTAATGATTATAAAAATTATAGTCTCTATACTTCTTACAAAGATGGAGAATTTTATAAACCATCTGAAATTATTACTAACGATATGTTAGATAAGATTTCTAAACATGCCAAATTTAGATTGCAAGTTGGAAAACCATTTATAAAACTTGGTATTGATAATTATGATATTCTTTTCGAAACTCGTGGCAGTTTAGATGAAGAAGAAGCATCTATTCAAACTCAAAAAAAGATAGAAGAACTTCTAAATTCAAAATTTGATTAA
- a CDS encoding YafY family protein, which yields MSQNKNALIRYKTIDKCLQNQYRQWTLEDLIEACSEALFEYEGRENSVSKRTIQMDIQLMRSEKLGYNAPIVVYDKKFYKYEDEDFSITDIPLTETDMNVLTETVSMLKQFKDFSLFNDVSDILQRLEDKIYAEKSHTHPVIHLDKNENLKGLHFLEEIYQAIIKKIVLVITYKSFTSREEKVFNFHPFILKEFNNRWFLVGRRKESQPITNLALDRIISIDYNLNLPYLEQNFNPETYYKNVVGVTVNTGLQPRRIELWIDAKNAPYVITKPLHNSQRVITQNEDGSIIVHLFIIPNYELERILLGFGDSLEVLRPENLRGRMKSILQKGLLRYESEANK from the coding sequence ATGTCACAAAACAAGAATGCCTTAATTCGTTATAAAACCATTGACAAATGCCTGCAGAACCAATACCGTCAATGGACTCTTGAAGACTTAATTGAAGCCTGTTCCGAGGCACTTTTTGAATATGAAGGCCGGGAAAATTCGGTAAGCAAACGCACGATTCAGATGGATATTCAGCTGATGCGGTCGGAGAAATTGGGGTATAATGCACCCATTGTGGTGTATGACAAGAAGTTTTACAAATACGAAGATGAAGATTTTTCGATTACTGATATTCCGCTGACGGAAACCGACATGAACGTTTTGACTGAAACGGTTTCGATGCTGAAACAGTTTAAGGATTTCTCTTTGTTTAATGATGTTTCGGATATCTTACAGCGGTTGGAAGATAAAATCTATGCCGAAAAGTCCCATACGCATCCGGTGATTCATTTGGATAAAAATGAGAATTTGAAAGGACTGCATTTCTTGGAAGAAATCTATCAGGCGATTATCAAAAAAATCGTTTTGGTGATTACCTACAAATCATTCACATCACGAGAAGAAAAGGTCTTCAACTTTCATCCTTTTATTCTGAAAGAATTTAATAATCGGTGGTTCTTGGTGGGACGAAGAAAAGAAAGCCAGCCGATTACGAATCTCGCGCTCGACCGAATCATTTCGATTGACTACAACCTGAATTTACCTTATCTGGAACAAAACTTCAATCCCGAAACTTATTACAAAAATGTGGTGGGTGTTACTGTAAACACTGGTCTGCAACCGAGGCGTATTGAACTTTGGATTGATGCTAAGAATGCACCTTATGTGATAACCAAACCTTTGCATAATTCACAAAGGGTGATTACTCAAAATGAAGACGGCAGTATTATTGTGCATCTTTTTATCATTCCTAATTATGAGTTGGAACGCATTTTATTGGGTTTTGGAGACAGCCTGGAAGTACTTCGCCCCGAAAATTTACGCGGACGCATGAAATCAATTCTGCAGAAAGGATTGCTGCGTTATGAAAGTGAAGCAAATAAATAA
- a CDS encoding MarR family winged helix-turn-helix transcriptional regulator has product MKNKTLDYILRATWQAVSRMYNEEANKYDATMATGFALLSIDREEGTPSTALGPRMGMEATSLTRTLKSMEEKGLIIRKKNPEDGRGVLIYLTDFGKEKRELSKNTVLKFNESVRQHVSEEKINNFIEVAEIINELIQNKNIFNQQENNETNH; this is encoded by the coding sequence ATGAAAAACAAAACACTTGATTATATCCTAAGAGCAACCTGGCAAGCAGTCTCCAGAATGTACAACGAAGAAGCCAATAAATATGACGCGACAATGGCAACCGGATTTGCTCTATTAAGCATTGACAGAGAGGAAGGCACACCTTCGACAGCATTAGGTCCAAGAATGGGAATGGAAGCCACAAGCCTTACCAGAACCTTAAAATCGATGGAGGAAAAAGGCTTAATCATCCGAAAGAAAAATCCAGAAGACGGCAGAGGCGTTTTGATTTACCTGACCGATTTTGGAAAAGAAAAAAGAGAGCTTTCTAAGAATACTGTTTTGAAATTTAATGAATCTGTAAGGCAGCATGTCTCAGAAGAAAAGATAAACAATTTTATAGAGGTAGCTGAAATTATCAACGAACTAATTCAGAATAAAAATATATTTAATCAACAGGAAAATAATGAAACGAACCATTAA
- a CDS encoding 3-hydroxyacyl-CoA dehydrogenase/enoyl-CoA hydratase family protein has protein sequence MKRTIKKVAVIGSGIMGSGIACHFANIGVEVLLLDIVPKELTDAEAKKGLTLESKIVRNRVVNEHLANSLKSKPSPIYSQKFASRITTGNTTDDMAKIANVDWIIEVVVERLDIKKMVFEQIEKFRKPGTLVTSNTSGIPIHFMSEGRSEDFQKHFCGTHFFNPARYLKLFEIIPGPQTSAEVLDFLTIYGEKFLGKTSVVAKDTPAFIGNRIGIYGIQSLFHLVKELGLTVEEVDKLTGPVIGRPKSATFRTVDVVGLDTLVHVANGIYENCPTDEQHELFKLPDFVNKMIENKWYGSKTGQGFYKKVDKDILSLDLDTLEYRPAKRASFATLELTKTIDKPINRFKVLVKGKDKAGEFYRKSFSGMFAYVSNRIPEISDELYKIDDAMKAGFGWENGPFEIWDAIGVQNGIEIIKAEDLEPAAWVTEMIASGSTSFYTVKEGATYFYNIPTKSQTKVPGQDAFIILNNIRESKKVWSNSGAIIQDLGDGILNLEFQSKMNTIGGDVLTAINKAIDLSEKEYQGLVIGNQATNFSVGANIGMIFMMAVEQEYDELNMAIKMFQDTMMRVRYSGIPVVVAPHGMTFGGGCEMSLHADKVVAAAETYMGLVEFGVGVIPGGGGSKEMAMRASDLFRKNDVELNVLQEYFLTIAMAKVSTSGYEAFDTGLLQHGKDVIVVNKDRQIAEAKKHALLMAEAGYTQPIHRTDVKVLGKQALGMFLVGTNQMVAGKYISEHDLKIANKLAYVMAGGDLSEHTLVSEQYLLDLEREAFLSLCTERKTLERIQFMLTKGKPLRN, from the coding sequence ATGAAACGAACCATTAAAAAAGTTGCAGTAATTGGATCCGGAATTATGGGTTCGGGAATTGCTTGTCATTTTGCCAACATTGGAGTCGAAGTCTTGCTTTTGGATATTGTTCCAAAAGAATTGACTGATGCCGAAGCCAAAAAAGGACTTACGCTTGAAAGTAAAATTGTTCGCAACCGTGTGGTAAACGAACATTTGGCCAACTCATTAAAATCAAAGCCCTCTCCTATTTACAGCCAAAAATTCGCCAGCCGAATCACCACTGGAAACACTACAGATGATATGGCCAAGATTGCCAATGTAGATTGGATTATCGAAGTGGTTGTGGAGCGTTTGGACATCAAAAAAATGGTTTTTGAACAAATTGAAAAATTCAGAAAACCGGGAACTTTGGTAACATCAAACACTTCCGGTATTCCAATTCACTTTATGAGCGAAGGACGCAGCGAGGATTTCCAAAAACATTTCTGTGGTACTCACTTTTTTAATCCGGCGCGTTACTTAAAATTATTCGAAATCATTCCTGGTCCGCAAACTTCAGCTGAGGTTTTGGATTTTCTAACCATATACGGAGAAAAATTCTTGGGTAAAACTTCGGTTGTTGCCAAAGATACTCCAGCATTTATTGGAAACCGTATTGGTATTTACGGAATCCAAAGTTTATTCCACTTGGTAAAAGAATTGGGATTGACTGTTGAAGAAGTAGATAAATTGACAGGACCGGTTATTGGACGTCCAAAATCGGCTACTTTCAGAACTGTGGATGTTGTTGGATTAGACACTTTGGTGCATGTTGCCAACGGAATCTACGAAAACTGCCCAACAGACGAACAGCACGAATTGTTCAAACTTCCAGATTTTGTCAACAAAATGATCGAAAACAAATGGTACGGAAGCAAAACTGGCCAAGGTTTCTACAAAAAAGTAGACAAAGACATTCTTTCTTTAGATTTGGACACTCTTGAATACCGTCCTGCCAAAAGAGCTTCTTTCGCTACTTTGGAATTGACAAAAACAATCGACAAACCAATCAACAGATTTAAGGTTTTAGTTAAAGGAAAAGACAAAGCAGGCGAATTCTACAGAAAAAGTTTCTCTGGAATGTTTGCTTATGTTTCCAACCGTATCCCTGAAATCTCTGATGAGTTATACAAAATAGACGATGCCATGAAAGCTGGTTTTGGATGGGAAAATGGTCCATTCGAAATTTGGGATGCCATTGGCGTTCAAAACGGAATCGAAATCATAAAAGCCGAAGATCTTGAACCTGCAGCTTGGGTTACCGAAATGATTGCTTCTGGAAGCACTAGTTTTTATACTGTAAAAGAAGGAGCTACTTATTTCTACAATATTCCAACAAAATCGCAGACTAAAGTTCCGGGACAAGATGCCTTTATCATCCTGAACAACATTCGCGAAAGCAAAAAAGTTTGGAGCAACAGCGGAGCTATCATCCAAGACTTGGGTGACGGAATTTTGAATCTAGAATTCCAATCTAAAATGAATACGATTGGCGGCGATGTTTTAACTGCGATCAATAAAGCGATAGATTTATCCGAAAAAGAATATCAAGGTTTGGTTATTGGAAACCAAGCGACGAATTTCTCTGTTGGTGCCAACATCGGAATGATATTCATGATGGCAGTTGAGCAAGAATATGATGAACTGAATATGGCCATCAAAATGTTCCAAGATACAATGATGCGTGTGCGTTATTCAGGAATCCCAGTTGTTGTTGCTCCTCACGGAATGACTTTTGGCGGTGGATGCGAAATGAGCTTACACGCTGACAAAGTAGTTGCTGCTGCAGAAACCTATATGGGATTAGTTGAATTTGGTGTTGGGGTGATTCCCGGCGGTGGCGGTTCGAAAGAAATGGCCATGCGTGCATCTGATTTATTCCGTAAAAATGATGTGGAATTGAATGTGCTTCAAGAGTATTTCTTAACAATTGCTATGGCAAAAGTATCGACTTCAGGTTACGAAGCTTTTGATACTGGTCTTCTACAGCACGGTAAAGATGTAATCGTAGTAAACAAAGACCGTCAAATTGCCGAAGCTAAAAAACATGCGTTATTAATGGCCGAAGCTGGTTATACACAGCCTATCCACAGAACTGATGTAAAAGTTTTGGGTAAACAGGCTTTAGGAATGTTCTTGGTAGGAACCAACCAAATGGTTGCCGGTAAATACATCTCAGAGCACGATTTGAAAATTGCAAACAAACTGGCTTATGTTATGGCTGGCGGTGATTTATCTGAACACACTTTGGTATCTGAACAATATTTATTGGATTTGGAACGTGAAGCTTTCTTGTCGCTTTGTACTGAGAGAAAAACATTGGAAAGAATTCAATTTATGTTAACCAAAGGGAAACCTTTGAGAAATTAG
- a CDS encoding four helix bundle protein — protein sequence MHQFEKLKIWQKAMDIAVDVYKVTSELPSDEKFNLTHQIKKCAVSIPSNIAEGSGRNSNNEFVHFLGIANGSTYELITQLMISKRLELVEEEKVIPIINNLVEVSNMNFALQKSLKTNNK from the coding sequence ATGCATCAATTTGAAAAATTAAAGATTTGGCAGAAAGCAATGGATATTGCTGTAGATGTTTATAAAGTTACTTCAGAATTACCATCTGATGAAAAATTTAACTTAACACATCAAATTAAAAAATGTGCCGTCTCTATACCTTCAAATATTGCAGAAGGATCAGGAAGAAATTCAAATAATGAATTTGTTCATTTTCTTGGTATTGCAAATGGTTCAACTTATGAATTAATAACTCAGTTAATGATTTCAAAACGTTTAGAGTTAGTTGAAGAAGAAAAAGTTATTCCAATCATCAATAATTTGGTAGAAGTAAGTAACATGAATTTTGCTCTTCAAAAATCTCTAAAAACTAATAACAAATAA
- a CDS encoding acetyl-CoA C-acyltransferase produces the protein MKTAYIVKAYRTAVGKAPKGVFRFKRPDELAAETIQYMMNELPDFDKTRIDDVMVGNAMPEAEQGLNVGRLISLMGLKVDDVPGVTVNRYCASGLETIGMATAKIQSGMAHCIIAGGAESMSYIPMGGYKPTPDYAVAKAGHEDYYWGMGLTSEAVAKQFNISRADQDEFAFQSHNKALKAQAEGKFDKQIAPITVEQTFINENGKKETKSYVVNKDEGPRAGTSLEALANLRPVFAADGSVTAGNSSQMSDGAAFVLVMSEEMVKELNLQPIARLVNFASAGVEPRIMGIGPVKAIPKALKQAGLTLNDIDLIELNEAFASQALAVTRELNLNPDIINVNGGAIALGHPLGCTGAKLSVQLFDEMKRRGSKYGIVSMCVGTGQGSAGIYEVL, from the coding sequence ATGAAAACAGCCTATATAGTTAAAGCATACCGAACTGCAGTTGGAAAAGCCCCAAAAGGAGTTTTTAGATTTAAAAGACCTGACGAGCTGGCTGCAGAAACCATTCAATACATGATGAATGAGTTGCCTGATTTTGACAAAACGCGCATTGACGATGTTATGGTGGGTAACGCCATGCCAGAAGCTGAACAAGGTCTGAACGTGGGACGTTTAATCTCTTTGATGGGATTAAAAGTAGATGACGTGCCTGGAGTTACAGTAAACAGATATTGCGCTTCAGGACTGGAAACCATCGGAATGGCAACTGCCAAAATCCAATCAGGAATGGCACATTGCATCATTGCCGGAGGAGCCGAAAGTATGAGTTATATTCCAATGGGAGGTTACAAACCTACTCCGGATTATGCTGTCGCAAAAGCGGGACATGAGGATTACTACTGGGGAATGGGATTGACATCGGAAGCGGTGGCGAAACAATTCAACATTTCGAGAGCAGATCAAGATGAATTTGCTTTTCAATCACACAACAAAGCTTTGAAAGCTCAAGCTGAAGGTAAATTTGACAAACAAATTGCGCCTATTACAGTTGAGCAGACTTTCATCAATGAAAATGGCAAGAAAGAAACCAAATCATACGTGGTAAACAAAGACGAAGGTCCAAGAGCCGGAACATCTTTGGAAGCATTGGCTAACCTAAGACCTGTGTTTGCTGCAGATGGAAGCGTAACAGCAGGTAACTCTTCCCAAATGAGCGATGGTGCCGCTTTTGTACTGGTTATGAGCGAAGAAATGGTGAAAGAATTAAATCTTCAGCCAATCGCTCGTTTGGTAAACTTCGCCTCTGCAGGTGTTGAACCAAGAATCATGGGAATCGGCCCTGTAAAAGCAATTCCGAAAGCATTGAAACAAGCAGGATTGACTTTAAATGACATCGATCTAATTGAATTGAACGAGGCTTTTGCTTCTCAAGCATTAGCAGTTACCCGCGAGCTAAACCTGAATCCAGATATTATCAATGTGAATGGCGGGGCAATTGCTTTGGGCCACCCTCTAGGCTGTACCGGAGCTAAACTTTCCGTTCAATTATTTGACGAGATGAAACGCAGAGGAAGCAAATACGGAATTGTTTCTATGTGTGTGGGAACTGGACAAGGAAGTGCGGGGATTTATGAAGTACTTTAA
- a CDS encoding four helix bundle protein yields the protein MKENIIATKTFDFALSIVNLFVQLKKENEFIISKQILRSATSIGANVEEAIAAQSRKDFIHKMSIASKEARETKYWLRLLDKSDLTTIEINHYLIEVEHIINIITKIIKTSQESK from the coding sequence ATGAAGGAAAATATTATTGCAACAAAGACATTTGATTTTGCACTATCGATAGTAAACCTTTTTGTTCAGCTTAAAAAAGAGAATGAATTCATAATTTCTAAACAAATCTTAAGATCAGCAACAAGTATTGGAGCAAATGTTGAAGAAGCAATCGCTGCACAATCAAGAAAAGATTTTATTCATAAAATGTCCATTGCATCAAAAGAAGCGAGAGAAACTAAATATTGGTTGCGATTATTAGATAAATCTGATTTAACAACAATTGAAATTAATCATTATTTAATTGAAGTTGAACACATTATTAACATAATAACCAAAATCATCAAAACATCACAAGAGTCAAAATAA
- a CDS encoding acyl-CoA dehydrogenase family protein: MSDKTRGGQFIVKETKCEDIFTPEDFNEEQLMMRDSVREFVDKEIWPNKNRFENKDYAFTEESMRKAGDLGFLSVAVPEAYGGMGMGFVNTVLVCDYISGATGSFSTAFGAHTGIGTMPITLYGTEEQKQKYVPKLATGEWFGAYCLTEPGAGSDANSGKTKAVLSEDGKTYSITGQKMWISNAGFCSVFIVFARIGEDKNITGFILENTKDNGISFGEEEHKLGIRASSTRQVFFNETKVPVENMLSERGNGFKIAMNALNIGRIKLAAACLDAQRRVITGAVHYSNERIQFNTAISQFGAIRSKLAQMATSCYAGESATYRAAKDIEDRITARESEGVSHQESELKGVEEYAIECSILKVAVSEDVQNCADEGIQIFGGMGFSEDTPMESAWRDARIARIYEGTNEINRMLSVGMLIKKAMKGHVDLLGPASKVQEELMGIPSFDTPDYSELFAEEKEMIGKLKKAFLMVAGGAVQKYGPDLDAHQQLLMAASDILIEIYMAESTILRTEKLAKTNGADTIKEQIAMAQLYLYQAVDIVTQKGKESIISFAEGDEQRMMLMGLRRYTKYVNMPNVVGLRETITSKLVAENAYCF; this comes from the coding sequence ATGAGCGACAAAACAAGAGGTGGTCAATTCATCGTAAAAGAAACAAAATGTGAAGATATATTCACACCGGAAGATTTCAACGAAGAGCAGTTAATGATGCGCGACTCTGTAAGAGAGTTTGTGGACAAAGAAATTTGGCCTAACAAAAACCGTTTCGAAAATAAAGATTATGCTTTTACCGAAGAATCCATGCGAAAAGCCGGAGATCTTGGTTTCTTAAGCGTAGCCGTTCCTGAAGCTTATGGCGGAATGGGAATGGGATTTGTAAATACTGTTTTGGTATGTGATTATATTTCGGGAGCAACGGGTTCATTCTCTACTGCTTTTGGAGCTCACACCGGAATTGGAACAATGCCAATCACACTTTACGGAACTGAGGAACAAAAACAAAAATATGTACCAAAATTAGCTACAGGCGAATGGTTTGGAGCCTATTGTTTGACTGAGCCGGGGGCTGGATCTGATGCCAATTCTGGAAAAACTAAAGCCGTTTTATCAGAAGATGGAAAAACATATTCGATCACTGGACAAAAAATGTGGATTTCAAATGCAGGATTCTGTTCAGTATTTATTGTATTTGCAAGGATTGGTGAGGACAAAAATATCACTGGATTCATTTTGGAAAACACAAAAGATAACGGAATTTCTTTTGGAGAAGAAGAGCATAAATTAGGTATTCGCGCCTCTTCTACTCGTCAGGTTTTCTTCAATGAAACTAAAGTTCCTGTTGAAAACATGCTGTCTGAAAGAGGAAATGGTTTCAAAATTGCCATGAATGCCTTAAACATTGGCCGTATCAAATTGGCAGCTGCCTGTTTGGACGCACAACGCAGAGTAATCACTGGGGCGGTTCATTATTCTAATGAAAGAATCCAGTTCAATACTGCTATTTCTCAATTTGGAGCTATCCGTTCTAAATTGGCCCAAATGGCAACTTCATGTTACGCTGGAGAAAGTGCTACGTACCGCGCTGCAAAAGATATTGAAGACAGAATCACCGCTCGTGAATCAGAAGGTGTTTCACATCAAGAATCAGAATTGAAAGGTGTGGAAGAATATGCTATTGAGTGTTCTATCTTAAAAGTAGCTGTTTCGGAAGACGTTCAAAACTGTGCCGATGAAGGAATTCAAATCTTTGGAGGAATGGGATTCTCAGAAGACACGCCTATGGAAAGTGCCTGGAGAGATGCCCGTATTGCCCGTATCTATGAAGGAACTAACGAAATCAACAGAATGCTTTCGGTTGGAATGCTGATCAAAAAAGCGATGAAAGGTCATGTTGATTTACTAGGACCTGCTTCTAAAGTACAGGAGGAATTAATGGGAATTCCGTCTTTTGACACTCCTGATTATTCTGAATTGTTTGCTGAAGAAAAAGAAATGATCGGTAAATTGAAAAAAGCATTCCTAATGGTTGCCGGTGGAGCTGTTCAAAAATACGGTCCTGACTTAGACGCACACCAACAATTACTGATGGCTGCTTCGGATATTTTAATCGAAATCTACATGGCCGAAAGTACTATCTTGAGAACCGAAAAATTAGCCAAAACAAACGGTGCGGACACAATAAAAGAACAAATCGCAATGGCTCAATTATACCTGTACCAAGCAGTTGACATCGTAACACAAAAAGGAAAAGAAAGCATTATTTCTTTTGCCGAAGGCGATGAACAGCGCATGATGTTAATGGGATTACGCCGTTACACTAAATACGTCAACATGCCAAATGTTGTTGGTTTGAGGGAAACAATCACCTCAAAATTAGTTGCTGAGAATGCTTACTGTTTCTAA
- a CDS encoding DUF4251 domain-containing protein, whose protein sequence is MKTLVLSFFLSLSMLIGFGQEKTKQQIKEEQKLAKQKEVEALIDSKEFEFVGDRAYPQSGRSIDLTTNSNYFRLKNDSIHSEMPFFGRAYSGVAYGGGGGLYFKGPIKNYSVEKGKKKYIIKADVRDSSDSYSVFLTVFFDGGASLNINSNNRAPINYSGDIEKLKKK, encoded by the coding sequence ATGAAAACATTGGTATTATCTTTTTTTCTTTCTCTTTCAATGCTGATAGGCTTTGGACAGGAAAAAACAAAACAGCAGATAAAAGAAGAGCAAAAACTAGCAAAACAAAAAGAAGTAGAAGCTCTTATTGATTCCAAGGAATTTGAATTTGTGGGAGATAGAGCTTATCCGCAAAGCGGGAGAAGTATTGATCTGACTACAAATTCAAACTATTTTAGATTGAAAAATGATTCCATTCACAGTGAAATGCCTTTTTTTGGGAGAGCATACAGTGGAGTGGCTTATGGCGGTGGAGGCGGTTTATATTTTAAAGGTCCCATAAAAAACTATTCAGTTGAAAAAGGCAAAAAAAAGTATATAATAAAAGCCGATGTTCGAGATTCATCTGATTCTTATTCTGTTTTTTTAACAGTCTTTTTTGATGGCGGAGCTTCTTTAAATATTAATTCTAACAATCGGGCTCCGATTAACTATAGTGGAGACATTGAGAAATTGAAAAAAAAATAA
- a CDS encoding META domain-containing protein yields the protein MRVIMVFVVFVCMSFVSCGTSKTAGKKASIEGTWELKYMTGPKIAFDGLFPNKKPTIAFNLAENKITGNNSCNEYFGALLIDGAKINFKDAKISMTMMACEGNGDSFYMETLNKIESYTITDNGKTLNFLLGNIVMMRFARLK from the coding sequence ATGAGGGTAATAATGGTATTTGTGGTTTTTGTTTGCATGAGTTTTGTTTCATGCGGTACATCAAAAACAGCAGGGAAAAAAGCTTCAATCGAAGGCACTTGGGAATTGAAATATATGACTGGACCCAAAATTGCTTTTGATGGTTTGTTTCCTAACAAAAAGCCAACAATTGCTTTTAATTTGGCAGAAAACAAAATTACAGGCAACAATAGCTGTAATGAGTATTTTGGTGCTTTACTTATAGATGGCGCTAAAATTAATTTTAAAGACGCCAAAATAAGCATGACTATGATGGCTTGTGAAGGAAATGGGGATTCGTTTTATATGGAAACCTTAAATAAAATTGAATCGTACACGATAACTGACAATGGTAAAACCTTAAACTTTTTGTTAGGTAATATTGTGATGATGCGGTTTGCTCGCCTGAAGTGA
- a CDS encoding superoxide dismutase family protein, with protein sequence MKKIILLIAVIIIAIIGCKTKSSSADSKSLNLVFESKSNSKVSGTATFTEKNGKVTFIAKITGLQPGIHAIHIHEKSDCSAADGSSAGGHWNPTFKKHGKWGDAEHHKGDIGNFTADVKGNGTITFTTDEWSIGGDDPTKDILGKGLIVHQGADDYVSQPAGNAGARVACSAIIK encoded by the coding sequence ATGAAAAAAATAATCTTATTAATCGCAGTCATTATTATTGCAATAATTGGCTGTAAAACCAAAAGCAGCTCAGCTGACTCAAAAAGCCTAAATCTGGTATTTGAATCCAAAAGCAACAGCAAAGTAAGCGGAACAGCTACATTTACAGAAAAAAACGGCAAAGTAACTTTTATCGCAAAAATTACTGGACTGCAGCCAGGAATTCACGCTATTCATATCCACGAAAAATCAGATTGCTCCGCAGCAGATGGGAGTTCAGCAGGAGGGCATTGGAATCCTACTTTTAAAAAACATGGAAAATGGGGAGACGCAGAACATCATAAAGGTGATATAGGTAATTTTACTGCAGATGTAAAAGGAAATGGCACCATCACTTTTACAACAGACGAGTGGTCTATTGGCGGCGATGACCCAACAAAAGATATTTTAGGAAAAGGGCTTATTGTTCACCAAGGAGCCGATGACTATGTAAGCCAGCCTGCAGGAAATGCTGGAGCAAGAGTTGCTTGTTCGGCAATAATCAAATAA
- a CDS encoding YdeI family protein: MKEKEQHYFKNASAWRKWLHDNHDLSAGVYLIFYKVNSPFESMRWEEAVQVAICYGWIDSTVKKIDEHSRRQLFTPRKNKSIWSKLNKTYIEKLIVDNLMHQSGLSKIEIAKQNGSWTSSDAVEDLIIPEDLKLAFEQNQMAYENYQKFSPSYRKNYLHWLNQAKREETRNNRITTIIELCTQNKKSRN, from the coding sequence TTGAAAGAGAAAGAACAGCATTATTTTAAAAACGCATCAGCATGGCGGAAATGGTTACACGATAATCATGATTTGTCAGCTGGTGTGTATTTAATTTTCTATAAAGTAAACAGCCCTTTCGAAAGCATGCGTTGGGAAGAAGCAGTTCAAGTAGCAATTTGCTATGGCTGGATTGATTCTACCGTCAAAAAAATTGATGAACACAGCAGAAGACAACTCTTTACTCCCAGAAAAAATAAAAGCATTTGGAGCAAACTCAATAAAACTTATATCGAAAAACTCATTGTTGACAATTTGATGCATCAAAGCGGATTGTCTAAAATTGAGATTGCCAAGCAGAATGGCTCTTGGACATCCTCAGATGCAGTCGAAGATTTAATAATTCCAGAGGATTTAAAATTAGCTTTTGAACAAAACCAAATGGCATACGAAAACTATCAAAAGTTCAGTCCTTCTTATCGAAAAAACTATCTCCATTGGCTCAATCAGGCTAAAAGAGAAGAAACCAGAAACAATAGAATTACAACAATAATTGAGCTTTGTACTCAAAATAAGAAATCGAGAAATTAA